Proteins co-encoded in one Saccharomyces mikatae IFO 1815 strain IFO1815 genome assembly, chromosome: 14 genomic window:
- the GIS2 gene encoding mRNA-binding translational activator GIS2 (similar to Saccharomyces cerevisiae GIS2 (YNL255C); ancestral locus Anc_1.105) produces the protein MSQKACYVCGKIGHLAEDCDSERLCYNCNKPGHVQTDCTMPRTVEFKQCYNCGETGHVRSECNVQRCFNCNQTGHISRECPEPKKATRFSKVSCYKCGGPNHMAKDCMKEDGISGLKCYTCGQAGHMSRDCQNDRLCYNCNETGHISKDCPKA, from the coding sequence ATGTCCCAGAAAGCCTGTTACGTTTGTGGTAAGATTGGTCACTTGGCCGAAGACTGTGATTCCGAAAGACTATGTTACAACTGTAACAAGCCTGGTCACGTTCAAACAGATTGTACCATGCCAAGAACTGTTGAATTCAAGCAATGTTACAACTGTGGTGAAACTGGTCATGTTAGAAGTGAATGTAATGTGCAACGTTGTTTTAACTGTAATCAAACCGGTCACATCTCCAGGGAATGCCCTGAACCAAAGAAGGCTACTAGATTCTCCAAGGTTTCATGCTATAAATGTGGTGGCCCAAATCATATGGCCAAGGACTGTATGAAAGAGGATGGCATCAGTGGTTTGAAATGTTACACCTGTGGTCAAGCTGGACACATGTCCAGAGACTGTCAAAATGACAGGCTTTGTTACAACTGTAACGAAACTGGTCATATTTCAAAGGATTGTCCAAAGGCTTAG
- the RTC4 gene encoding Rtc4p (similar to Saccharomyces cerevisiae RTC4 (YNL254C); ancestral locus Anc_1.106), whose translation MAKSNTGLNQVRRRCVYSTKKGSANNLLLMKRQSKHDIQDTESDALSNHEASSPVRKRGRADDIIKDKTKVKKGVSVTTHDGDLKPSSDSETKATENSRIEKKEEKEEEEDGNNSIPLVQNLKNEDIESIKCRSNNILDGKKLLLEAELSAVEDNQVFSSSFPEEKKLSLQSSLSSKQQIIKKLQTREEYTRKFNLPPILFTDELLNEVEPFMPIAVDILKGRISSAYYFKAKNAYKNSHKAYLSVDEFRKLNLNKFTAGFYGLKRQLRVGEEIAKRYRRELTRDQPATLKWWGITDFCNYVLAPEALTSLCIYQLNLSNKPRSPRVQNKPPKQQPNGKKYYYDPELRMLAYDLFEDTVEYGIIVADSDPIEQWEAAIEEDRLRELNLDVHNYSSKRWRLDSHD comes from the coding sequence ATGGCTAAGTCTAATACAGGACTTAATCAAGTGAGGAGAAGGTGTGTTTATTCCACAAAGAAGGGGAGTGCTAACAACTTACTGTTAATGAAGAGACAGAGCAAACATGACATACAGGATACAGAGAGTGATGCATTGTCGAACCACGAGGCGTCTTCTCCCGTAAGAAAGCGTGGTAGAGCAGATGATATCATTAAAGACAAAACAAAGGTCAAAAAGGGTGTGTCGGTGACCACACATGATGGTGACTTGAAGCCCTCTTCAGATTCCGAGACAAAAGCTACTGAGAACTCACGGATcgaaaagaaggaagagaaagaagaagaagaagacggAAATAATTCTATTCCACTAGTACAGAATCTGAAGAATGAAGATATCGAGTCTATCAAATGCAGAagcaataatattttaGACGGTAAAAAATTACTCTTGGAGGCTGAACTATCAGCAGTGGAAGATAATCAAGTTttctcatcttcatttcctgaggaaaaaaaactatcctTACAAAGCTCTTTGAGTTCCAAGCAAcagataataaaaaaacttcaGACAAGAGAAGAATATACGAGAAAGTTCAATCTACCACCCATATTGTTTACGGATGAGCTGTTGAATGAAGTAGAACCCTTCATGCCCATTGCAGTGGACATACTGAAGGGCAGGATTTCGTCAGCCTACTATTTTAAGGCAAAAAATGCATACAAAAATTCACATAAGGCCTATTTGTCTGTGGATGAGTTTAGaaaattgaatttgaaCAAATTTACGGCTGGTTTTTATGGTTTAAAAAGACAGTTAAGGGTTGGCGAAGAAATCGCTAAAAGGTACAGAAGAGAACTCACGCGCGATCAGCCTGCAACTCTGAAATGGTGGGGGATAACCGATTTCTGCAATTACGTTTTGGCCCCAGAAGCTCTCACATCCCTTTGTATTTATCAATTAAATCTCTCCAACAAACCCCGTTCTCCAAGGGTTCAGAACAAACCTCCAAAGCAGCAACCTAACgggaaaaaatattactaCGACCCTGAGTTAAGAATGTTAGCATATGACCTATTTGAAGATACTGTTGAGTACGGCATTATAGTTGCCGACTCCGACCCGATAGAGCAATGGGAAGCTGCTATAGAAGAAGATCGTCTGCGAGAACTCAATCTAGACGTTCACAACTATTCCAGCAAGAGATGGCGATTAGACTCGCATGATTAG
- the TEX1 gene encoding Tex1p (similar to Saccharomyces cerevisiae TEX1 (YNL253W); ancestral locus Anc_1.107) codes for MSTSSAIDILNQKTITSKVAALVTSKYLQSTFSKNNTSNIEDERFIHVSSRSHSRFTSSPVTPNEVLSLKFHVSGSSMAYSRMDGSLTVWFIKDASFDKSIKVYIPDCCGSDKLATDFSWNPTSLNQMAVVSNSSEISLLFINEKSLKASKLRTLSLGNKTKANTCLYDPLGNWLLATTKSEKIYLFNVKKDHSLVSSLNVGDISPNDNDVVYSLAWSNNGSHIFVGFKSGHLVILKAKDGNLVVSTNIKAHTGPITGIKMDPWGRYFITGSIDGNCYIWGLKSLCCELVIHDLDSAVITLDVCHLGKILGICTEDEMVYFYDLNSGSLLQSKSLANYDTDPVLKFYPNKSWYIMSGKNDTLSNHFVKNEENLITYWKHMVDSTIIEKRRKNNGNSNNHSKRIGKNGDRIVKDRPSRFNSKK; via the coding sequence ATGTCAACCAGTTCGGCTATCGATATCCTTAATCAAAAGACCATTACTTCTAAAGTAGCTGCTTTGGTGACTTCAAAGTATTTGCAAAGTACGTTTTCTAAGAATAATACGAGTAATATTGAGGATGAAAGATTTATTCACGTTAGCTCGCGTTCTCATTCAAGGTTTACGTCAAGCCCTGTAACTCCTAATGAAGTCCTTTCTCTAAAGTTCCACGTATCGGGCTCATCAATGGCATACAGTAGAATGGATGGCTCTTTGACTGTTTGGTTCATCAAAGATGCAAGTTTTGACAAATCTATAAAAGTTTATATTCCAGACTGTTGTGGTTCAGATAAACTGGCGACTGATTTCTCTTGGAACCCTACGTCTTTAAATCAAATGGCCGTTGTGAGTAATTCATCAGAGATATCTTTACTGttcatcaatgaaaaatcgCTAAAGGCGTCTAAATTAAGGACCTTATCATTGGGAAACAAGACTAAAGCCAACACTTGTCTTTACGACCCATTAGGAAATTGGTTATTAGCTACTACTAAATCTGAGAAAATTTACTTATTTAATGTGAAGAAGGATCACAGTCTTGTATCTTCTTTAAATGTTGGCGATATAAGTCCTAACGATAATGACGTTGTATATTCCTTGGCATGGAGCAATAACGGAAGTCATATATTTGTTGGCTTTAAAAGTGGTCATTTGGTCATCTTGAAAGCAAAAGATGGCAATTTAGTCGTTTCCACCAATATCAAAGCCCACACCGGTCCAATAACCGGTATTAAGATGGACCCATGGGGAAGATACTTTATTACTGGTAGCATTGATGGTAACTGCTACATTTGGGGGTTGAAGTCGTTATGTTGTGAATTGGTAATCCATGATCTAGACTCTGCTGTAATAACTTTGGACGTCTGTCATTTAGGTAAAATACTGGGAATTTGcacagaagatgaaatggTATATTTTTATGATCTTAATAGTGGTAGCTTACTTCAGTCTAAATCTTTAGCCAACTACGATACCGATCCAgttttgaagttttatCCCAATAAGTCTTGGTATATTATGTCAGGCAAAAATGATACTTTATCGAACCACTTTgttaaaaatgaagagaatCTAATTACTTACTGGAAACACATGGTTGATAGCACGATAATTGAAAAACGTAGGAAGAATAACGGCAACAGTAACAATCACAGTAAAAGGATTGGAAAGAACGGTGACCGCATTGTCAAAGATAGGCCGAGTAGattcaattcaaaaaagtag
- the MRPL17 gene encoding mitochondrial 54S ribosomal protein mL46 (similar to Saccharomyces cerevisiae MRPL17 (YNL252C); ancestral locus Anc_1.108), whose translation MPLSSTSIMRINSMMKRGLATATAKATSTSPKIKVGILLSRIPIIKSELNDLEKHYYEYQSKLEKRLMWTFPAYFYFKKGTVAEHKFLSQQKGPISKKNGIWFPKGIPDIKHGRERSTKQEIKLSNDNTATSPTKDKEHGRDDVNRPVAPNDRITEADRSNDTKSLERQLSRTLYLLLKDKSGIWKFPNFDLSDELKPLHVHAEDELRLLGGDQMHTWSVSATPIGVLQNEENATAEFIVKSHILAGKFELMAQKNDTFKDYAWLTKDEINEYVPKEYFRSTEFLLADN comes from the coding sequence ATGCCCTTATCCAGCACCTCTATTATGAGaataaattcaatgatgaaaagagGGCTGGCAACTGCAACAGCAAAGGCCACTTCCACTTCACCTAAGATCAAAGTTGGAATACTTCTGTCAAGAATCCCTATAATAAAATCAGAATTAAATGACCTAGAAAAGCATTATTACGAGTACCAGTCAAAACTAGAAAAGAGATTAATGTGGACATTTCCAgcatatttttattttaagAAGGGTACCGTGGCGGAACATAAATTCTTATCGCAACAGAAGGGGCCCatttccaagaaaaatggtatATGGTTTCCTAAAGGTATACCGGATATCAAACATGGTAGAGAAAGAAGTACCAAGCAAGAAATTAAGTTATCTAACGATAACACGGCAACATCCCCCACCAAAGATAAAGAGCATGGCAGAGACGATGTTAACAGACCCGTAGCCCCCAACGATAGAATAACAGAAGCTGACAGATCAAATGATACCAAAAGCCTGGAAAGACAATTAAGTAGAACCTTATATCTGTTGCTAAAAGATAAAAGTGGTATTTGGAAATTTCCTAACTTTGACCTTTCTGATGAATTGAAACCCTTACACGTACATGCAGAGGATGAATTGAGATTGCTGGGCGGTGATCAGATGCATACTTGGTCTGTGTCTGCCACCCCCATTGGTGTGTTGCAGAATGAAGAGAACGCTACAGCAGAATTTATTGTGAAGTCTCACATTCTGGCGGGGAAGTTTGAATTGATGGCACAGAAAAATGATACTTTTAAGGATTATGCTTGGTTGACAAAAGATGAGATTAATGAATATGTACCCAAAGAATACTTTCGCAGCACCGAATTCCTTTTAGCGGATAATTGA
- the NRD1 gene encoding Nrd1 complex RNA-binding subunit (similar to Saccharomyces cerevisiae NRD1 (YNL251C); ancestral locus Anc_1.109) yields MQQDDDFQNFVATLESFKDLKSGISGSRIKKLTTYALDHIDIESKIISLIIDYSRLCPDSHKLGSLYIIDSIGRAYLDETRSTSNNSSSKPGTCAHAISTLGEVIQELLSDAIAKSNQDHKEKIRMLLDIWDRSGLFQKSYLNAIRSKCFAMDITNTTATAASQQLSSDPKQRSKQILSNLKKSSPLNLNISVPIDLTSTDPAKQQTALFHLIAALQKHFKTSSSQTVATITPSQTHTITEYGSRRERERERERYHSRRNRSRSPPAPFPQPLAGRKDRYPSVAQDQYSIGAPNTTFGTNNHHLYPDELNVSNNPHYRPKPVSYDSTLPPDHIKVYSRTLFIGGVPLNMKEWDLANVLRPFAEVQSVILNNSRKHAFVKVYSRHEAENVLQNFNKDGSLPLRTRWGVGFGPRDCCDYQHGYSIIPMHRLTDADKKWSVSAQWGGTSGQPLVTGIVFEEPDIIVGEGVSSKAISQKMPTDSGRNGPRSGKPSKSGSISSISPVPYGNAPLASPPPQQYVQPMMQQQYGYAPNQPLPPQGPPAPAPPVPQQQFDPTAQLNSLMNMLNQQQQQQQQS; encoded by the coding sequence ATGCAGCAGGACGAcgattttcaaaattttgtaGCTACCTTGGAATCattcaaagatttgaaatctgGTATTTCAGGTTCTCGTATAAAGAAACTAACCACTTACGCACTTGATCACATTGATATCGAATCAAAAATCATATCTTTGATAATAGACTACTCAAGACTTTGCCCCGATTCTCATAAATTAGGTTCTTTATATATCATCGATTCAATAGGTAGAGCTTACTTGGATGAAACGAGATCAACTTcaaacaacagcagcagtaAGCCCGGTACTTGTGCCCATGCCATAAGCACGTTGGGCGAAGTAATTCAAGAACTGCTATCCGATGCTATTGCAAAAAGTAATCAAGACcataaggaaaaaattcGTATGCTTTTGGACATCTGGGACAGATCCGgtttgtttcaaaagagcTACTTGAATGCCATCAGGTCGAAGTGCTTCGCCATGGATATAACAAATACTACAGCAACCGCTGCCTCACAACAATTATCATCGGATCCCAAACAGAGATCGAAACAAATCTtatcaaatttgaagaaaagttcTCCCTTAAACTTGAACATAAGTGTGCCTATAGATTTAACTTCCACAGATCCAGCCAAGCAACAGACCGCTTTATTTCACCTAATAGCTGCTCTGCAAAAACATTTCAAAACTTCCTCTTCACAGACCGTGGCCACTATCACACCATCTCAAACTCATACAATAACAGAATACGGTAGCAGACGTGAACGTGAAAGGGAAAGGGAAAGGTACCATTCTAGAAGGAATAGATCTAGGTCTCCCCCAGCACCTTTTCCTCAACCATTGGCGGGAAGGAAGGACCGCTATCCATCCGTAGCTCAGGATCAGTACAGCATAGGTGCCCCTAATACGACATTTGGCACAAACAATCACCATTTATACCCGGATGAACTTAATGTTTCCAATAACCCTCATTATAGACCGAAACCAGTAAGCTACGACTCCACATTACCACCCGATCATATCAAAGTTTACAGTCGTACTCTTTTCATCGGTGGTGTACCACTAAACATGAAGGAGTGGGATCTGGCTAACGTACTCAGGCCCTTTGCTGAAGTGCAAAGCGtcattttgaataattctAGGAAACATGCTTTTGTAAAAGTGTATTCAAGGCATGAAGCTGAAAACGTTTTGCAAAACTTCAATAAAGACGGCTCCTTACCATTGAGAACTAGATGGGGAGTTGGTTTTGGCCCAAGAGACTGTTGTGATTATCAACACGGTTACAGCATTATCCCAATGCACAGACTCACGGATGCTGATAAAAAGTGGTCCGTAAGTGCCCAGTGGGGAGGTACTTCTGGTCAACCTTTGGTTACCggtattgtttttgaagagCCGGATATTATTGTGGGTGAAGGTGTTTCTTCCAAGGCAATATCTCAAAAGATGCCCACTGATTCGGGCAGAAATGGTCCACGTTCTGGTAAGCCTAGCAAATCTGGTAGcatatcttcaatatccCCAGTACCCTATGGCAATGCCCCACTAGCATCTCCTCCACCGCAGCAATACGTGCAGCCTATGATGCAGCAGCAATACGGTTACGCCCCCAATCAACCATTACCTCCTCAAGGTCCCCCCGCCCCAGCGCCCCCTGTACCTCAGCAACAATTTGACCCTACTGCCCAGTTGAATTCCTTGATGAATATGCTGAaccaacaacagcaacaacaacagcaaagCTAA